Proteins encoded together in one Ferroglobus placidus DSM 10642 window:
- a CDS encoding ATP-binding protein, translated as MMEVRLDSGSCSERISWNFELNVIKEYLSRFYYSDFACIREYVANAIAAQHAAGVKDAIHVEITPGKIVVEDRGIGISRQKFEEVFMWFGRSSNAELEGVQGRLGLGAKSFMMLTGDTGKVVMKTKSRETGESYTAVLTATGAEIVESEGKEEFGTRFEIYPETPLSPEKLSDFYSKVAMHFDFSRIPVHVKVYADEPFRVVKTGREISVEWVEVEDDGYRWKWWFARSIEAVFGIQNHQIEIIEDNAVYELGVMKGKQRNYGVVVVGDVRVDKTFEDNLFIRIKAEDGRKIEMLGVEVRVPEPLPNRDEYKGLDDFLMFVGLQYRIRKFIEKGYDRFLNSSVLDIIRHARLKELEKEMRHIKDAARSWRTYDERALAAIENALPGFARLEKTVRILLTELPAYGRWGYLVRNRRRAVEVATVIRYAQGGEQVGYLTKRPDARKERVLDEKDIYAVYTEDPEIIAFLERNGVKELKVKDERRRVKIYEHVWGEFEGGNPEYVEIDNLVYRWSSEWNESGKIIIFTTKVSDLKGKYLPPCLVVTGGKKLYSELKEVFGDFLMTYDEWEEMVRETTVITDGQKVMALSDLDELEPGERGYLVETAYPELIPALRKVSGIYTFVDVTDYTIARNLFNAKKLEKVFGEWTRYAYEWDLNFMAGKIGREAAEAIHLLLKHGKDYSCIDKELVEIACRHAGVKGKTMEELKEVAKPVVERIVEKYGTLRLGRKFPVEAILYRGSVGGFDGITAGIKLANPLIPTFTYEMAGKAGEEGLKLKRLQSMLGIFGALVWYVEKGGTLDKPDGEKMMAEEVVRKLLPAFVRSDNDWKQLVKIAPRVSKKLALAALL; from the coding sequence ATGATGGAGGTAAGGTTGGATTCCGGTTCCTGTTCTGAGAGGATTAGCTGGAATTTTGAGCTCAACGTGATAAAGGAGTACCTCAGCAGGTTCTACTACTCGGATTTTGCATGCATCCGAGAGTATGTGGCGAACGCAATAGCTGCCCAGCATGCTGCAGGAGTAAAAGATGCGATTCATGTTGAAATAACTCCCGGGAAAATTGTTGTGGAGGACAGGGGCATAGGGATAAGCAGGCAGAAGTTCGAAGAGGTTTTCATGTGGTTCGGGAGGAGCAGCAATGCGGAGCTTGAGGGTGTGCAGGGCAGGCTCGGTTTAGGGGCCAAGTCATTCATGATGCTGACAGGAGATACAGGGAAAGTTGTGATGAAAACAAAGTCGAGGGAGACTGGAGAGTCCTACACAGCAGTTCTCACAGCGACGGGAGCGGAGATAGTGGAGAGTGAGGGAAAGGAGGAATTTGGTACGAGGTTCGAAATCTACCCAGAGACTCCTCTGAGCCCTGAGAAGCTATCTGACTTCTACAGCAAAGTTGCTATGCACTTCGACTTCTCCAGGATTCCGGTGCATGTTAAGGTGTATGCGGACGAGCCCTTCAGGGTGGTCAAAACAGGAAGAGAGATCAGTGTTGAGTGGGTTGAGGTCGAGGATGATGGATATAGGTGGAAGTGGTGGTTTGCAAGGAGTATTGAGGCTGTTTTCGGAATCCAGAACCACCAGATAGAGATCATTGAGGACAATGCAGTCTATGAGCTCGGAGTAATGAAGGGCAAGCAGAGAAACTATGGAGTAGTGGTTGTTGGTGATGTCAGAGTAGACAAAACATTCGAGGACAACCTCTTCATCAGGATAAAGGCGGAGGATGGCCGAAAAATAGAGATGCTTGGTGTGGAGGTGAGAGTTCCAGAACCATTACCAAACAGAGATGAGTACAAGGGCCTTGATGATTTTCTGATGTTTGTCGGACTGCAGTACAGGATAAGGAAGTTCATAGAGAAAGGATACGACAGATTCCTCAACTCCAGCGTCTTGGACATTATTCGGCATGCCCGCCTGAAGGAGCTTGAGAAAGAGATGCGCCACATCAAAGATGCCGCCAGGAGCTGGAGAACATACGATGAGAGAGCTCTTGCAGCAATTGAGAACGCCCTCCCCGGATTTGCAAGGCTTGAGAAAACAGTTCGGATTTTGCTCACAGAACTGCCGGCATACGGCAGGTGGGGCTATCTGGTTAGGAACAGGAGGAGGGCCGTTGAAGTTGCAACCGTCATAAGGTATGCTCAGGGTGGGGAGCAGGTAGGGTATCTCACAAAGAGGCCGGATGCAAGAAAGGAGAGAGTGCTGGATGAGAAGGACATCTACGCAGTCTACACTGAAGATCCGGAGATAATCGCTTTCCTTGAGAGAAATGGAGTGAAGGAGCTGAAGGTGAAGGACGAGAGGAGGAGAGTGAAGATCTACGAGCATGTATGGGGTGAGTTCGAGGGAGGAAATCCGGAATACGTGGAGATTGACAACCTTGTTTACAGGTGGAGTAGCGAATGGAACGAAAGTGGTAAGATAATCATATTCACCACAAAGGTGAGCGATCTCAAGGGCAAATACCTCCCGCCCTGCTTAGTTGTAACCGGTGGTAAGAAGCTGTACAGTGAACTCAAGGAGGTGTTCGGCGACTTCCTGATGACGTACGATGAGTGGGAGGAGATGGTCAGAGAGACTACGGTGATTACGGATGGCCAGAAGGTTATGGCCCTCAGCGATCTCGATGAGCTTGAGCCCGGTGAGAGGGGCTACCTTGTTGAGACCGCTTATCCGGAGTTGATCCCTGCCCTCAGGAAGGTCAGCGGGATCTACACGTTTGTAGATGTGACGGACTACACGATCGCACGAAACCTCTTTAATGCCAAAAAGCTGGAGAAGGTGTTTGGAGAATGGACCAGATATGCATACGAGTGGGATCTTAACTTCATGGCTGGAAAGATTGGTAGAGAGGCTGCAGAGGCGATACACCTCCTCCTCAAACACGGGAAAGACTACTCCTGCATTGATAAAGAGCTGGTTGAGATAGCATGCAGGCATGCAGGAGTTAAAGGCAAGACAATGGAGGAGCTGAAGGAGGTTGCAAAACCAGTGGTGGAAAGGATAGTGGAGAAGTACGGAACGCTCAGGCTCGGCAGAAAGTTCCCGGTTGAGGCAATCTTGTACAGAGGGTCAGTGGGCGGGTTTGACGGGATCACGGCAGGAATAAAGCTTGCAAACCCGCTCATCCCAACATTCACATACGAAATGGCAGGAAAAGCGGGTGAAGAGGGGCTGAAGCTGAAGAGGCTCCAGAGCATGCTTGGCATATTCGGAGCGCTTGTATGGTATGTCGAGAAGGGAGGGACGCTGGATAAGCCGGATGGAGAGAAAATGATGGCGGAAGAGGTTGTGAGGAAGCTCCTGCCAGCATTTGTACGGTCAGACAATGACTGGAAACAGTTAGTGAAAATTGCACCGAGAGTGTCAAAGAAACTGGCACTGGCAGCCCTGCTCTGA
- a CDS encoding HAD hydrolase family protein codes for MVCERRDDSCPYHSNGMCNFEKAPKPKTIAIDLDGTILEYDGWKGHSHFGKPLPGAREALQKLKEEGFVIIIWTTRGDREKVARYLKEQGIPFDYINENPYQPPDSSNKIYADYYVDDRAVEFKGDWQEVLKKVLR; via the coding sequence GTGGTCTGCGAGAGAAGGGATGATTCCTGCCCGTACCACAGCAATGGGATGTGCAACTTCGAAAAAGCCCCAAAGCCAAAAACAATCGCAATCGACCTGGACGGGACAATTCTCGAATACGATGGGTGGAAGGGACACAGTCACTTCGGAAAACCTCTGCCCGGAGCAAGGGAGGCTCTGCAAAAGCTGAAGGAAGAGGGCTTCGTGATAATAATTTGGACAACAAGGGGAGACAGGGAAAAGGTTGCAAGGTATCTTAAGGAACAGGGCATACCCTTCGACTACATAAACGAGAATCCCTACCAGCCCCCGGATTCAAGCAACAAGATATACGCTGACTACTATGTTGATGACAGGGCCGTGGAATTCAAAGGAGACTGGCAGGAGGTCTTGAAGAAGGTTTTGCGGTAA